One part of the Vicia villosa cultivar HV-30 ecotype Madison, WI unplaced genomic scaffold, Vvil1.0 ctg.000359F_1_1, whole genome shotgun sequence genome encodes these proteins:
- the LOC131627343 gene encoding small ribosomal subunit protein uS13c-like encodes MVQTIAMPVAPSVSISNGHFSKRISLPILNTPKPKVQRLSIQCVRVGGVEIPNNKRIEFSLQYIHGVGRNRARQILTDIKMDNKVTKELSEEELIIIREEVSKYMIEGDLRRFNALNIKRLKEIQCYRGIRHIQGLPCRGQRTKNNCRTLKGKKVTVAGKKKK; translated from the exons atggTACAAACGATTGCAATGCCCGTGGCTCCTTCAGTCTCCATCAGCAATGGCCACTTCTCCAAAAGAATTTCTCTCCCTATCCTCAACACTCCCAAGCCAAAG GTTCAAAGATTAAGCATTCAGTGCGTTCGTGTCGGCGGTGTTGAAATTCCAAACAACAAACGAATTGAATTCTCGTTGCAGTACATTCACGGAGTTGGAAGGAACAGAGCGAGACAGATTCTAACTGATATCAAAATGGATAACAAAGTTACAAAGGAATTGAGTGAAGAAGAGCTTATTATTATTAGGGAAGAAGTGTCTAAATACATGATTGAAGGAGATTTG AGACGATTCAATGCGCTTAACATTAAGAGGTTGAAGGAGATTCAGTGTTACAGAGGAATTAGGCATATTCAGGGACTTCCTTGTAGAGGACAGCGAACGAAGAACAATTGCAGGACTTTGAAGGGTAAGAAGGTTACTGTTGCTGGCAAgaagaaaaagtaa